The Oryzias latipes chromosome 1, ASM223467v1 genome contains a region encoding:
- the LOC101162425 gene encoding recombining binding protein suppressor of hairless — MAPVVTGKFDEPNPPQHLTREAMRSYLKEKEDQTVLILHAKVAQKSYGNEKRFFCPPPCVYLMGAGWKKKLEKMANDGCTEQEAQPFAFIGIGNSVLDMQQLHLEGKHFCMAKTLYISDSDKRKHFMLSVKMLYGTSSNIGVFLSKRIKVISKPSKKKQSLKNTDLCIASGTKVALFNRLRSQTVSTRYLHVEGGNFCASSQQWGAFYIHLLEDDESEGEEFAVRDGYIHYGKTVKLVCSITGMALPRLVIRKVDKQAALLNADDPVSQLHKCAFYLKDTDRMYLCLSQERIIQFQAAPCSKEANKELVSDGASWTIISTDKAEYTFCEGMGPVQTPVTPVPVVETLQLNGGGDVAMLELTGHNFTPTLRVWFGDVEADTMYRCGESILCVVPDISSFREGWRWVRQPVQVPVTLVRNDGIIYSTALTFTYTPEPGPQPHCSAAGAILRSHSTSSSSPSSLLRWPQGCSRALKQ; from the exons ATGGCGCCCGTTGTTACGGG GAAGTTCGATGAGCCAAACCCACCTCAGCATCTAACAAG GGAAGCTATGAGGAGTTATCTGAAGGAAAAAGAAGATCAGACGGTGCTCATACTGCATGCAAAAGTGGCGCAGAAATCATACGgaaatgaaaaaag GTTTTTCTGTCCTCCACCGTGTGTGTATCTGATGGGGGCTGGCTGGaagaaaaagttggaaaaaatggCAAACGACGGTTGCACGGAGCAGGAAGCGCAACCTTTTGCATTTATTGGGATTGGCAACAGCGTTCTAGACATGCAACAACTTCACCTAGAGGGAAAG CACTTCTGCATGGCTAAGACTCTGTACATCAGCGACTCCGACAAAAGGAAACACTTCATGCTGTCGGTTAAGATGCTGTATGGAACCAGTTCAAACATCGGCGTTTTCCTCAGTAAACGGATCAAAGTCATCTCCAAGCCCTCCAAGAAGAAacagtctttaaaaaacacagact TGTGTATAGCATCTGGAACCAAGGTGGCCCTGTTTAACCGCCTACGCTCACAGACTGTAAGCACCAGATACCTCCATGTGGAAGGGGGGAACTTCTGTGCCAGCTCCCAGCAGTGGGGGGCGTTCTACATACACCTCT TGGAGGACGATGAGTCAGAAGGGGAGGAGTTTGCTGTGAGGGATGGATACATTCACTACGGCAAGACGGTGAAACTGGTGTGTTCAATAACTGGCATGGCGCTGCCCAGACTG GTCATTCGTAAGGTGGACAAGCAAGCAGCCTTGTTGAATGCGGATGACCCGGTGTCCCAGCTTCACAAGTGCGCCTTCTACCTAAAAGACACAGACAGAATGTATCTGTGTCTTTCACAGGAGCGGATCATCCAATTCCAG gCGGCACCGTGTTCCAAAGAAGCTAacaaggagctggtcagcgacGGGGCTTCCTGGACCATCATTAGCACCGACAAGGCGGAATACACCTTCTGTGAGGGCATGGGGCCTGTGCAAACACCCGTCACACCCGTCCCTGTGGTAGAAACTTTGCAG TTGAATGGTGGAGGAGACGTGGCCATGCTGGAGCTGACGGGACACAACTTCACACCGACTCTCAGAGTGTGGTTTGGAGATGTAGAGGCCGACACCATGTACAG GTGTGGAGAAAGCATCCTGTGCGTGGTGCCGGACATCTCTTCTTTCAGGGAAGGCTGGCGCTGGGTGCGACAGCCCGTCCAGGTCCCGGTCACGTTGGTCCGCAATGATGGGATCATCTATTCCACAGCCCTGACCTTCACCTACACGCCTGAGCCCGGACCCCAGCCTCACTGCAGCGCTGCGGGGGCTATTCTCCGCTCACACAGCACCTCTTCATCATCGCCTTCATCTCTGCTGCGTTGGCCTCAGGGATGCTCGCGGGCCCTGAAGCAGTAA
- the LOC101166934 gene encoding stromal interaction molecule 2: MLPVSFLLVIFPLAGFWAAAQSAAELQSFSSPGGSAGFEPPDPCMLVNPPCLSEADRYSLEALRNIHQMMDDDQDGGIEVEESVEFIIEDMKQQQTHKHSKLHREDQHITVEELWKGWKSSEVHNWTQEDVLRWLKEFVELPQYERNFKDFKVNGNTLPRIAANEPLFLSFHLKVQDQRDKQKLTIKALDVVLFGPPTRPPHNYMKDLLLIVSVVMGVGGCWFAQAQSKASKIHISKMMKDLESLQRAEQSLMDLQEQLEQAQEEKRNVAEEKQNLEEKMRDEIMGAQEEAHRLHRLRQGAVSELSRLRYAEEELEQVRGALMQAEQDMWASWSVSEALQQWLQLTHEVEVQYYNVKKQSAEQQLATAKDEAERIKKKRSTVLGTLHVAHSSSLDQVDHKILEAKNAFSEVTACLRERLHRWQQIELLCGFPIIRNPGIGNLTAQLYSDAVSQGLPRVLQSACSCHSSVHGSVENLIDDPGSPMLPQIPVSVSPVKCSPRRHGSTVCRPRRPGMINHPSTALISPDPDLLIPIRPTYPCYDDGEEILLKTLKKQDSQEKFLDCDCTASAPFAKKYTCSTAEPSPRRFYQDEAELLADISTGKPLREEAESAVEPPVHKHFAEELEATTDPEGSSWKMAKAKGLESSLGTFSTDEPAVNPSRMIFRDRSDASREAEFLLRKGDKDTTRDLMDVPSQHVYRERCNLPLDARRMLVEAPTNAPRMLSRDMMGISVDSIPKKMQRDQSEPLFESRRITRDLMGMSHDTGSWKLARNKGEFLPESTLRLLSKDKMAETIGAPPRNMSRDELEYDDTTSLKMPSRDVLESPVDEQESASEPITYRGILRYEQDGSDESLRRRTPRVPVDETNITAEVATGNVARDNVDVAGATPKHLLWREEQLTFESSSLPCGTGQPDLMLTSQVPWRSSSDLYAAGPLSQLVYDGILEKSCSSAASTPMITSASTPNLHAKVESPAPLQKPTFTSGESSPKEDKHKEKEKSKKSLKLKNLFKKKSDSPPEKFESGLQKL; the protein is encoded by the exons ATGCTTCCTGTGTCTTTTTTACTGGTCATTTTCCCTCTTGCCGGCTTCTGGGCGGCTGCGCAAAGCGCCGCCGAACTCCAGAGCTTTTCCTCTCCCGGAGGCAGCGCCGGATTCGAACCACCAG ACCCATGCATGTTAGTGAATCCACCATGTTTGAGCGAGGCCGATCGCTATAGCCTGGAGGCCCTACGAAACATCCACCAGATGATGGACGATGACCAAGATGGTGGGATTGAGGTGGAGGAAAGCGTGGAG TTCATCATTGAAGACATGAAACAGCAGCAGACTCACAAACACAGCAAGCTCCACAGAGAAGACCAGCACATCACAGTGGAGGAGCTCTGGAAGGGCTGGAAGTCATCCGAAG TTCATAACTGGACCCAGGAAGATGTGCTGCGCTGGTTGAAAGAGTTTGTTGAGTTGCCACAGTATGAGAGGAATTTCAAAGACTTTAAGGTCAATGGAAACACACTGCCGAG gATTGCAGCCAATGAACCTTTATTCCTGagttttcatttgaaagttCAAGACCAGAGAGATAAACAGAAGCTCACCATCAAAGCTCTGGATGTGGTTCTGTTTGGACCGCCTACAC GTCCTCCTCATAACTACATGAAGGACCTGCTGCTCATCGTCTCCGTTGTGATGGGAGTCGGCGGGTGCTGGTTTGCTCAGGCTCAGAGCAAAGCCAGCAAGATTCACATCTCCAAGATGATGAAGGACTTGGAGAGCCTCCAGAGGGCTGAACAAAGTCTCATGGATCTGCAAGAGCA ATTGGAGCAAGCCCAGGAGGAGAAGCGTAATGTGGCTGAGGAGAAACAGAACCTGGAGGAGAAGATGAGAGACGAAATAATGGGGGCGCAGGAGGAAGCCCACCGGCTGCACAGGCTGAGGCAGGGAGCAGTCAGTGAGCTCAGCCGCCTTCGGTATgcagaggaggagctggaaCAG GTCCGGGGAGCACTGATGCAGGCGGAACAGGACATGTGGGCAAGCTGGTCTGTTTCAGAGGCCCTCCAGCAGTGGCTGCAGCTGACACACGAGGTGGAGGTTCAGTACTACAACGTGAAGAAGCAGAGCGCCGAACAGCAACTTGCGACAGCTAAAGATGAG GCAGaaagaattaagaaaaaaaggagcacAGTCCTTGGTACACTCCATGTGGCTCACAGCTCATCTCTGGACCAAGTCGATCATAAGATCCTGGAAGCTAA GAATGCATTTTCGGAGGTAACGGCCTGTCTGCGGGAGCGTCTCCATCGCTGGCAGCAGATTGAACTTCTCTGCGGCTTCCCCATCATCAGGAATCCTGGCATAGGAAACCTCACTGCTCAGCTGTACTCGGACGCCGTCAGCCAGGGCCTGCCTCGAGTGCTGCAGTCGGCTTGTTCATGCCACAGCTCTGTCCACGGATCTGTCGAGAACCTCATAGATGACCCTGGGTCTCCCATGTTACCACAAATCCCAG tTTCAGTTTCACCAGTCAAGTGTTCTCCTCGACGACATGGATCCACTGTTTGTAGGCCACGTCGTCCTGGCATGATCAACCATCCCTCAACTGCTTTGATTTCTCCTGACCCCGACCTTCTGATCCCCATCCGACCTACTTATCCGTGCTATGATGATGGAGAGGAGATCCTCTTGAAAACACTTAAAAAGCA AGATTCCCAAGAGAAATTCTTAGACTGCGACTGCACGGCTTCTGCTCCTTTTGCAAAAAAGTACACATGCTCCACAGCTGAGCCTTCCCCTCGAAGGTTTTATCAGGACGAGGCAGAGCTGCTTGCAGACATCTCAACTGGGAAACCTTTGAGGGAAGAGGCAGAATCAGCCGTTGAACCTCCAGTGCACAAACATTTTGCAGAGGAACTTGAAGCTACCACAGATCCGGAAGGCTCCAGCTGGAAAATGGCAAAAGCCAAGGGCTTGGAGTCCTCTTTGGGAACTTTTTCTACAGATGAGCCTGCTGTAAACCCATCAAGAATGATCTTCAGAGACAGGAGTGACGCTTCCAGAGAAGCAGAGTTTTTATTAAGAAAAGGAGACAAAGATACAACAAGGGATTTGATGGATGTCCCCTCACAGCATGTCTACAGAGAGCGGTGTAATTTACCACTTGATGCAAGAAGGATGTTGGTAGAAGCTCCAACAAATGCTCCAAGAATGTTATCAAGAGATATGATGGGGATTTCGGTAGACAGCATCCCTAAAAAGATGCAGAGAGATCAGTCTGAGCCTTTGTTTGAATCCAGAAGAATCACAAGAGACTTGATGGGTATGTCCCATGATACAGGTTCTTGGAAGCTTGCTCGAAATAAAGGAGAATTTCTTCCTGAATCTACTTTAAGGTTACTATCAAAAGACAAAATGGCTGAAACTATTGGTGCACCACCAAGGAACATGTCCAGAGATGAGCTGGAGTATGACGATACCACATCCCTGAAGATGCCTTCCAGAGATGTATTAGAATCGCCTGTAGATGAGCAAGAATCGGCCTCGGAGCCAATAACTTATAGAGGAATACTAAGATATGAGCAGGATGGCTCTGATGAGTCCCTCAGAAGGAGAACACCAAGAGTGCCAGTAGATGAGACCAACATTACAGCAGAAGTTGCCACTGGAAATGTTGCCAGGGACAATGTAGATGTTGCCGGAGCAACGCCCAAGCATTTACTTTGGAGGGAAGAGCAATTGACATTTGAGTCAAGTTCTTTGCCATGTGGAACCGGCCAACCAGACCTTATGCTGACCTCTCAGGTGCCATGGAGATCCTCCTCCGACCTGTACGCTGCGGGCCCGTTGAGTCAGCTTGTGTACGACGGGATCCTTGAAAAGTCGTGCAGCTCAGCAGCTTCTACCCCAATGATCACCTCTGCCTCAACCCCCAACCTGCACGCCAAGGTGGAGTCACCAGCGCCGCTGCAAAAGCCTACCTTCACGTCCGGGGAATCGTCACCCaaagaagacaaacacaaagagaaGGAGAAAAGCAAGAAATCCTTGAAgcttaaaaatcttttcaaaaagaaaagcgACTCACCTCCGGAGAAGTTTGAAAGCGGGCTTCAGAAACTCTGA